A window of Aurantibacillus circumpalustris genomic DNA:
ATTGTCCGGCAATTTATTATTTAAAGCCAAGCCGTTTAATACAATAAAATAATCAATTTCTTCAAGGCTTGTAAATTTCACACTTACGGAATTTCCCGGAGCTTCCTGACCTAATTTAAAAATGTTTTTTACGATAATCATTTTATTTCTCCGAAATACCCTTTGCGTTTTTTCGCCTTCTGCTACATAATCCAAAACAGATTTTACATGGTATGTTTCTAGTTTTTTAATAGTGGCGAATGCTTCGGTAATATTTTCTCCAGAGCAAAACACTTTGAAGACACTATTCTTTATTAAACCTTTTAACGGGATGTTATATTTTAAAATACCATTTGCAAAAAAGGATAATGTTTTAACCCACGCAGGATGTTTTAATAGTTTAAATATGTAATACGTGAAACGGAGTTCTCTGTTTTTTTTATAACCGAAGGCAGTGCTTAGATTATTTATGTTTAGACTGTTTTCCATTTTTAATTGGTTATTGGTGTTTGGTGAGCATAGGTGTTTTTTTCTGGTTTTACTTTATAAACACAACGAAAATGCGCTTTTACTAAGGTGAGTGCTAAAGAGGTTAGACTAATCAATAAACCCACACCGGCAATTCCAAATAACACAAACCAAAAATGAAGTCCTTCCATCATTTTGCTAAAGGGAACTTGTTGTAGACTCATTTGCCAAATTGCTTTTTTTATTCCTGCAATATTTAGAGAGAACCAAAAAATTAGTAAGCTGATTTGAGAAAACCAGAACACGCGATTTAGTCTTTGAATATTGAAATTGAAAAATTCACATTTAGTAGTTAGAAACTCAAAACACGCAGCAAGCAAAATCATGCTGTTTATTCCAATAGTCGTTCCCATGGCATGTGCAACTGTTACATGCGTGCCGTGTGTGTAAATATTTATTGCTGGAATTGACATTAATAGTGCTTGACCAATGTTAAGAAAAACCCAAATATCAGCCGCCATTAAAAAGCGGTAAGGAAAATAATGATAGTGCTTTTGAGCGTCGGTAACTGATTGACGCCAAGTGTAAATGATGCGCGCAAAAATAATCCACTCTGTCATCGTTACAGCATAACCGATGTAACGAATGTAGGCTTCTGTGGGCAAGGTATAAACATGATGACCCCAATTAAACATCAAGTTAAATAAGCCAAGAAAATACATGGCGAAAACTAATTTACTTCTACCTATGTTAGTATTTTTACTAATCCTTTCCATTAAAAAAAAGGCAGTACCGTATAATATTTGGTTCCACGAACCAACCAATGAGCCATTCACTTTCCATTGAATAGTCATATCTGTGACAAAATGATCTCTAAAATAGGGGATCATCCAAAGATAATTTTCGATAAAGGTGAATAAGAAAAAAACAATTCCCGTCATCCACATCCAAACATAAACTGGCCACTGCTTAATAGTGAGTGCACTTCTTATGAAGTTTACGATAAAGAGCAACCATGCTATTGCAATTGGCAAAGCCCATATAGGATTAAACTCCCAGTATTCTCTTCCACCAAAATCTTCAGTGAGATAAGAATATAAAATTCCTACAATAGCTACTAACCACAAACACCATTGGATAAAAGCTATTACAACTGAAATTTTCTTTTTGCACACAATCTCTATCCCGCTGTAAACACAACCGCTTGCCCCTAAAATTATCCAAAACATTACTGACGTAACATGCATTGGTCTTAGTGATATAAATCCCAGACTGTCTTTTAGATTACCCGGCAACACGTAGTTTAAGCTAGCCAGAACACCTACTAATAAACCAAACATTAGCATGATCAGTGCAGTGATCAGAAATAATTTGCCGGTATTTATCTGCTTAAACATCATTTACGCTCAATCATGCCGTTTGATTTAATATTAAATTGACGCGGATCGGCCAAACCACTTGCGTCGGTTGACTTTAAAAATTCAATTAATTTATTTTCTTCTTCTAGTGTTAGATGAAAAGATGGCATTTGTGTGGTTCCCGATTTTAGTAGCGCTTTAATCCATAGCTCACCTTTGCCTTTTACAGAATATATGTTGGTAAGATCGGGGCCAAGATAACCTCCTAATCCGTAGAGTTGATGACAACTTTGACAATTGTATTTTTGCCATACGAGACGGCCTTCTGAAGCAGTTTTAATGTCAAAACTTGTTTTGGATTTTTCGTTAATGGGAGTTAAATAAATGCTAAAGGAATACACTAAAAATAAAGCGGATAGAAACAAAAATACATGTATTGGTTTAAGTTTCATTTTTATTTTTCGTTAAACTTTAATAGTCTGATGAATAGGAACCAGTTCTAATCTTGCTTTTTGTTCAAATAATTGTGCTCTCATTTCAAGAGCTATTTCATCTATCATTTTTAAGTCAGGAATTAGCGCTGAGTAATACTCGATCCCATTCAATAAGTTTTGTTTAAAAGAAGAGAAATATGATTTTTGTTTTTCAGTGATGCTCTTCAACGAGGTTTCTACTTCCTTTTTTAAATAATCGACATAAATTTTTAATTCGTTTACAAAAACATGTGGGCGTTTTAAAGAATTCAGGATATTGGTTCTTCCATAAATATGATCTACCATTTCTTTTAAGGTGTATACGCCTGAAAAATAGGCTAGGTTAGGGCCAGGACAAATAGCTACAGCTTTTAAACCATGAGAAAGTTTGGTTTTATTGACGATGAGGGACGCGGTTCCTAAACCTTCACATAAACAATCTTTCTCAATAATTTTTGAGATAATGGTTTCTAACTCTATTGGATCTAAAACTTGAGACTGCACCTGTTTAATTTTTAAATTTTGATATTCTCTTGATGCTGTGCAAATGGGTTTTTCCGTGAACTCTGTATTCGTAGAAAGAAATTTTTTATAACAAGGACTTCCAGGTCTGTTTTTAAGTATTCTGGTTTTTCTTTGAGTTTCAGAACTACTGTGTTTAAAATTATTAAATGGAATGCCTAAAGGTGAAGAGTGACTTAAAAAATAATCACTTTGTTTGGCAGTTGCTAGTTTTTGAACAGTTTCTTCGTCAACCGCTGTTACTTCAGGCACAAGCAAAAAAGGACTTCCCCAACCTGTGGCATCAAGGTTATAATATTTCATCAAAAAATTGTTTTCATTAGCAGTGCCAATACCACCTTGAACGGATATTTTAATACGCGGAGGTTCCGCAAATTTTTTGCCTTTAAGTGTAAGTACTTCTGAACAGGTGGTATAGAGTTCGCTAAATAACTTATGGCGATTAAATTTAAACTCTTCTAAAATAGGGCCAAGTAATAAGCCTTCCGTGGCAAATGCATGTCCACCACAATTTAAGCCTGATTCAATTCTATATTCGGAAACCCACAATCCTTTTTTTGCAAAGAATTTCCCTTGAATTAATGCTGATCGGTAGTCACTTACTTTTAAAATAATTTTCTTTTTTAAAACGCCATTGATATCCGGATAAAAATCTTCAAATTTTTCACAATAAGTATATAAGCGTGGATTAAGTCCCGCAGAAAAAACAACAGAAGAAGAAAGGTTGCTTGTAGCAAATCCCCTTAGAGCTGATAAAGCATCGGAATACTCCTGACTTAGGGTCTCTCCGTTAGAATCATAGTTCACTTTATCAACCTTGGTCATAATGTTAACGTCAACAGATCCAGGGTGTACTAAATTTCTTAAATTTTTTTCTGCCAATTCTCTTTCTGAGCCTCTGAGGTCGAGTGTCTGACGATACATTGATTTTGCTATAGAGTCTTCTGGAAGCAGCTCGAAGTATTTTGTAAGATCGCTTTCTTTTTCAAAAGACTGTTTAAGAAGGTGGGCTATATTTTGACTTACTATTTCTTGAACAAGATTTAAATAGGCTCTTATTCTTTTTGCCCGAGAATCCTCAACGTCTGCTAATATGGGTTTATATACTATGTTGTTATTTCTGCACACAACTTCCCGCATTTGTTCTATTAGGTGATCTTCTACAATAGATAACACTGAGGATATTCCAAAATGAGCAACCTTAATAGGAGTATCTATTGTAAAACCTAAACCCATTACAGGAATATGAAATGTGTGATCGTGCGTTGATTTCATGATTTTGATGTTTGTGCAAATGTACTACTTATCTTATATCGGATCAACATATCCGATATAAAATATATCACCTATTATTATGATTTATATCATACTGTTTTTATGAATTGTACTGTTACTTTGAAACATAAAATTTAAAACAATACAATATGAAAAAGGTAATAAAGAGTATATTAGCTCTATGTGTAGTTAGTCTGGCCAGTTGTGGATCAGGAACTGATGAAGCACAAGTACAAAATTCAACTACAGAACCTTCAGAACAAGGTGCAGGACAATCAGGAGTTGTTGATGCTGTGTCTAATCCAAATGTTGTCCAGGTTGCCATAGGAAGTAAAGATCACACTACTTTGGTAGCAGCTGTAAAAGCAGGTGAATTGGTGGACGCCTTAAGCAATGCAGGTCCATTTACGGTATTTGCACCTACCAACACTGCCTTTGATAAATTACCAGCAGGTACTGTTGAAGGACTTTTAAAACCTGAAAAGAAAATAGATCTTCAAAATATTTTAGGATACCATACTTATGTAGGAACTCTTAAAACGGAGTATATGCAAGATGGTCAAGAATTTGATATGGTTTTTGGTGGAAAAGTAAAGATTGTAAAGAAGGACGGAAAAGTTTTTGTAAACAATTCTGAAATTGTTGCCTCTATTCCAACTTCAAATGGAATAATTCACGTAATTAATGATGTATTATTACCACCACACTAATTATTAATCAAAGCTAAGACTTTACTACTGTCCTATTGTAGCAGCGATTGAATAGTAGAAGGTTTTAGTTCCCATTAAAAATTAATACTTTTTTCATTTCAAATTTTTTGGGTATTTGATTAATTAAAAGGTTGTCTTAACGGACAACCTTTTTTGTTTTAAGCTAGGTTTATTTTTAGCTATGTAAGGACCCAGGTGCACAGTCGTTAATTTAGTCAAACTCGTCCCTGAGCACCTCGCTACGTTTTTCTTCTGCGGCCTTTGACGACTATTTTGATCGAGGACTTGATCCGTAAGGATACTATTTCTAGTCGACTTTACTTATCAGTATGACCCCTGTTAATCGTAACCCAGCGAGACACTACACCCAATGTGGGACAAACTTCAAATGCAGTGATTGGCCACCTCCTGTTATGATCTTTATAATATTTTGAAATCTCTTTGAAAGGACAAACTTGACAGATATCATATCCGTGTGTAACATTCATCACATTAATAATAGGAACGTTGATTTACTTTTGTGAGTGAATATTTACAAACCTGATAAATACAAACAAAATGAACGGCAAAAACAACATCGCAATTGGGTTCCTAACAATGGGACTTTTTATGGCTTACGGTTTTCTGTTAATTTACCTCCGTGACTTTGCTCCGGGAAAAGAAGAATGGATAAACTCATACAGTATCGGAAAACATTTTGAAACAAGACTGGCTCATGTGCATGGCAACTTGTTTGCTTTTTTAAATATCCTGATTGGTTATCTACTTCTACACTTTAGAGATAAACTTCAAAACGTGAAAGCCATTTCTTGGCTGGCACTTACTGGTCTGTTAATGCCAATAGGAATATTAACAGAAGTGTATTTTGGTTTGCCTCCTGCTTTAGTATTAATCGGGGCAATTGCAATGACCGGCTCAGTAGTTTGGTTAGGAGTTGCCTTTTTGAAAATGAAATCCGTTACTCAGTAACTAATAATCTTTAAAAATTAACAATGACAGCAACTATTTCTGCTAGACAACTTGAAATTATTGAAGCAGCAGGTAAAATACTGACTGCTTCGGGAGTAAGTGGCCTAACAATTAAGAACCTTGCCAAGGAAATGGAGTTCTCGGATAGCGCTCTTTACAGACATTTTTTGAGCAAAGAAAAAATAATAATTGCACTACTTGATTATCTTGCTGCAAACATAGATGAGCGCTATTCTAATGCTATTAGCAATCAGCTAAGCACTGAAGAAAAATTTAAAATGCTTTTTCAAAATCAGTTCATGTTTTTTAGTAAGAACCCTCATTTCGTGGTAGCCGTTTTTTCTGATGGATTATTGGAAGAGAGCGACCTTATAAATAAAGCTATTCAGAAAATAATGGTGGTAAAAATGAAGTACCTCAAACCCATTATTGTGGAGGGGCGGAAAAATAAAGTTTTTAGCAAATCAATCCCCGAAGAAGATCTGATTCATATTGTTATGGGAGCTGTTAGGCTTCAAATGTACAAATGGAGAGTAGCAAACTTTCAATTTGATAATATCAAACAAGGAAATAAAATGATACAATCACTATTAACACTAATTAAATAAAAACATATGGAAACAACGCAGCAACAAGAAGTAAGCGCAATGCCACGAATTGGGGACAAGGCCCCAGAATTTAAAGCTATCACAACGCAAGGAGAAATTAATTTTCCTGAAGAATATAAAGGGAAGTGGGTAATTCTTTTTAGCCACCCAGCAGATTTTACACCAGTTTGCACATCAGAGTTTATGACTTTTGCAAAAAGAGAACCCGAATTTACAGCCCTTAACTGTCAGTTAGTAGGCTTATCGATTGATGGATTGTATAGCCACATTGCATGGTTGCGCACAATCAAAGAAAAGATAGAATATAAAGGGATGAAAAATATCGAAGTGAATTTTCCTTTGATAGAAGATATCACCATGGAAGTAGCCAAAAAATATGGCATGATTCAACCAGGCGAAAGTTCTACCAAAGCGGTAAGAGCCGTATTTTTTATAGATCCCAAAGGAATGATTCGTGCTATAATTTATTACCCACTTTCTATGGGTAGAAATTTTGATGAATTGAAAAGAGCATTAATTGCTATGCAAACAGCCGACACCTACAATATTGCTACTCCAGCCGATTGGCAACCAGGTGATGATGTAATTGTTCCAACAGCGGGTTCATGCGGGGTTGCAAAAGAAAGAATGGAAAGCACTGATGGAATAAAATGTTATGATTGGTTTTTTTGTACCAAACCTTTGCCATTAGAAAAAGTAAAAACTAAGTAGAATGAAAAAAAAACTTCCTTATTTATTGGCAATCATCTTAACTGGCTTTGCTTTATTGACATTATTTCTGAGCGCATCGGTAATATTCGATTTATTTGGCATTAGAGCTAAGGAGGGCAATTATGTTTTGTTTGTGGTTTGGTCAAATTTTATAAGTAGCATTCTTTATCTGTTCGCTGCATTTGGATTTTTTAAAGGCAAGAAGTGGACGGCGAAATTGTTAGGAATTTCGACATTCATTCTAATCGCGGCGTTTGTCGGTCTTAAAATTCACGTCAACTCTGGTGGAATGTACGAAACCAAAACAATCAGTGCCATGATTTTTAGAATTTCAGTCACGCTAGTTTTTACAATCATTGCTTATTTCACAACAACTAAAACAACAACAAATAAATTATGAAAAAGATAACAATTTCAATAGCAGCAATCAGTTTTCTCCTTTTTAGTTGTGGCAACGCAACCGACGAAAAGCTAGAAGAACAAACTACAACGGTTACCCATGAAGAACATCATCACGAGAATGAAAGTGAGGTAATTAAATTAAACAACGGAGAAAAATGGAAAGTGAATGCTGAGATGATGCCTTCCATTAAAAATATGGAAAAGGATATCAATGATTTTTCAATTACTGAAGAAAAAGACTATAAATCATTAGCTGAAAAATTACAAAAGAATATTAACCTACTTACTTCAAGTTGCACAATGACAGGCGAAGCCCACGATGAACTGCATAAGTGGTTGTTGCCATACATTGATTTGGTAAAAGAGTTTTCTGAAGCTAAAGACGAAACTGAAGCGTCAAAACAATTTAAAAACATTCAAATTTCATTTGCAACCTTTAATCAATACTTCCAATGAACATAAAACAATTACATACTCAGGAAAAACCAGTTTCAGCTATCTCACTTTTTAAAAGTGAATTAGGAAATGCAACTGCTATACAAATTTTGCAAGGCGAAACGCTGAAAGAACATATTACCAAGATTCCTGCGCTTTTAATTTGTGTTGAAGGCGAAGTAGTTTTTGAAAACGAAAAAGGTATTAAAGAAACACTAAAGTCGGGTGATTTTGTAAACATTGAACCTATGGTAAAGCATTGGGTTGAAGGAACAGTTAAAAGTCAATTAATACTCAT
This region includes:
- a CDS encoding TetR/AcrR family transcriptional regulator produces the protein MTATISARQLEIIEAAGKILTASGVSGLTIKNLAKEMEFSDSALYRHFLSKEKIIIALLDYLAANIDERYSNAISNQLSTEEKFKMLFQNQFMFFSKNPHFVVAVFSDGLLEESDLINKAIQKIMVVKMKYLKPIIVEGRKNKVFSKSIPEEDLIHIVMGAVRLQMYKWRVANFQFDNIKQGNKMIQSLLTLIK
- a CDS encoding cbb3-type cytochrome c oxidase subunit I → MMFKQINTGKLFLITALIMLMFGLLVGVLASLNYVLPGNLKDSLGFISLRPMHVTSVMFWIILGASGCVYSGIEIVCKKKISVVIAFIQWCLWLVAIVGILYSYLTEDFGGREYWEFNPIWALPIAIAWLLFIVNFIRSALTIKQWPVYVWMWMTGIVFFLFTFIENYLWMIPYFRDHFVTDMTIQWKVNGSLVGSWNQILYGTAFFLMERISKNTNIGRSKLVFAMYFLGLFNLMFNWGHHVYTLPTEAYIRYIGYAVTMTEWIIFARIIYTWRQSVTDAQKHYHYFPYRFLMAADIWVFLNIGQALLMSIPAINIYTHGTHVTVAHAMGTTIGINSMILLAACFEFLTTKCEFFNFNIQRLNRVFWFSQISLLIFWFSLNIAGIKKAIWQMSLQQVPFSKMMEGLHFWFVLFGIAGVGLLISLTSLALTLVKAHFRCVYKVKPEKNTYAHQTPITN
- a CDS encoding peroxiredoxin; this encodes METTQQQEVSAMPRIGDKAPEFKAITTQGEINFPEEYKGKWVILFSHPADFTPVCTSEFMTFAKREPEFTALNCQLVGLSIDGLYSHIAWLRTIKEKIEYKGMKNIEVNFPLIEDITMEVAKKYGMIQPGESSTKAVRAVFFIDPKGMIRAIIYYPLSMGRNFDELKRALIAMQTADTYNIATPADWQPGDDVIVPTAGSCGVAKERMESTDGIKCYDWFFCTKPLPLEKVKTK
- a CDS encoding fasciclin domain-containing protein; this translates as MKKVIKSILALCVVSLASCGSGTDEAQVQNSTTEPSEQGAGQSGVVDAVSNPNVVQVAIGSKDHTTLVAAVKAGELVDALSNAGPFTVFAPTNTAFDKLPAGTVEGLLKPEKKIDLQNILGYHTYVGTLKTEYMQDGQEFDMVFGGKVKIVKKDGKVFVNNSEIVASIPTSNGIIHVINDVLLPPH
- a CDS encoding c-type cytochrome — protein: MKLKPIHVFLFLSALFLVYSFSIYLTPINEKSKTSFDIKTASEGRLVWQKYNCQSCHQLYGLGGYLGPDLTNIYSVKGKGELWIKALLKSGTTQMPSFHLTLEEENKLIEFLKSTDASGLADPRQFNIKSNGMIERK